The region GAGTACCTGACACAGCAAACACACCATGTCAACATGATCTCAGGCTCTGTCGGCGGGGAGATAGACCCTGACCACCTCCAAGCTGGTGAGACTGTTATGAACACTATCAGAGTAGTTCACTTTAAATTAGGATGTATCTTTTTCAACAAGGCCAAAATAGGCCATATCCCTCATTTTTCTGTGGGAAGTTAAACCCAGTGGAACAGGGCCCAGCACTACAGGGAATAACCTAATAAGTCTGTTTGAACAattttgtaatgtttttattttattttgtgacGATGGGCCGTCATCCAAAAGGGGTCCTCTGGAGGAGCAATGagtgttttttttatgtttagATACCATATTGTGGACATATTTACTTCACAAAGATGACCCTAATGCATCTCAAGTGATCCTCTCATATCTTTCAAGCACCAGACAACAACAGGACTGCGCCACGAATGGTTTCTGACTAGATTGTCTGccagaatacatttttttccacCGGAAATAGATCAATGTAAAATGTGATTTTACAAATCCTGCTTCCGGATAAGTTCTAGATGTGATTGGAGCTCCAGACCTCGGCTTTTGTGTGTCTGTGAAGTTGGGGTATTGTTTAGAGATATCAATTTCCGGTGAAAAAATTTACTGTAAAGTATCTATTTAATTGTATGTCTTGTCGTCTCCTCTCCCAGTAGCAGCAGCTGCTATCCCAGAGAGTGATCATCAAAATGGATCAGTGGAAGTTTCTCTGGACGACAACAACTCTGGGCTGCTGGTGGACGGCTTCCAGAGGACCTTCGACGGCAAGCTCAAGTGTAGCTACTGCAGCTACGCCAGTAAAGGCACCGCTCGCCTGATAGAGCACATCAGAATTCACACAGGTAAAATGGACCatcccatctggcatttgcccaaCATGCCAGATGGTCATATAGTGCACTGTCCATATAGTtaagatcttttttttttttacttgtatttaTATTGTGTGACGTTACATTTTTAAATGGATGTTGGATATGTGCCAAgacgttcaaataaacctaaacaTCGCCCTCTTTGTTGATTAacaggagagaagcctcatcGATGCCAGCTGTGCCCGTTCGCCTCTGCCTACGAGCGTCACCTTGAGGCCCACATGCGCTCCCACACGGGAGAGAAACCCTACAAGTGTGACCTCTGCTCCTTCCGTTGCAGCGACCGCAGCAACCTGTCCCACCACCGCCGGCGCCGCCACAAGCTTTTACCCATGAAGGGGTCGGTGCTGCCCTCTTTCCTCTCCAACAAGAAGATGCTGAACGTCCTACAGAAGAAGAGCGGCAGCTCCCTGGGCCTGGGAGGTTACAGCAGACACCTCCTCATCAACTTCAGCCCTCCCTCCATGGTGGTGGGGAAACCAGACTACCTGAACCATGAGGCGTACGAGAACAATGTGAAGGACCatgggactggaggaggaggaggtgccagCAGGGATGTCAACAGTGACATGGCGGTGGACAACAATCCACTGAACCAGCTGTCTACGCTGGCAGGCCAGTTGTCCAACCTCCCCCCAGTGGACCAGACCCctgtatctcctgacagactgTCCTGTAACGACGTCAAGCCGTTCCTCATCCAGCAGGCGTCCGGTGCACCGATTGCAGTGTCAGTATCTTTATCCACCAGTCAAAGTGgtgcccaccaccaccactaccaccaccaccaccaccaccaaacctCCTCTCCAACGAGCCCCGAGGACCTCCAAACCCCTGCAGGCCATAGCAGGAACTACATCCCCAGCCCTGTGGACCCAGAACCTAGCAGTGAGcacagtgcacacacacgcaccagcTCAGCTAGCATTAGTAACAGCCAGCCCAGTACCCCTGCCTTACCCGGTAGCACACAGGACCCAGATCCACAGATGTTGCACAGCTGTCAGCACTGCGACACCTACTTCTCTGACAACATCCTGTATACCATTCACATGGGTTGCCACGGCTACGAGAACCCCTTCCAGTGTAATATCTGCGGCTGTAAGTGCAGGAACAAGTACGACTTTGCCTGCCATTTTGCTCGCGGGCAGCACACGCAGTGACTGACTTCCACAGTAAACCAAGATGAATTTGAACGATGTTTGGCGTCTCACAGAGCACATTACCCTATTCCGTGTTTATGATAATCAGGGATCAGAGCGATTCTGATCTATATTTTATTGTATcggtttttttgtgttttttttatgatATAACTTAGAGAGTGAGTGTTACTTTGAAATGAGGAATTGATGCTTCTATAAATGGGAAAGTAATCTGGAGGTTGGAGACGTTTAATCATGTGTCCTCCTCGGTGCCATCTGAGAATTTAAAGGAAGTCACTTCTTatcatttttaaaatatttttattttatttaacttggcaaatcagttaagaagaaattcatatttacaatgacggcctaccccgggccaaacccggacgacgctgggccaattgtgtgccgccctatgggactcccaatcacgggccggatgtgatgcagcctggattcgaaccagggactgttgtgacgcctcttgcactgagatgcagtgccttagaccgctgcaccacacgAGAGCCCGACTCTGAATTAGTTACATAAATATTGATGATATTACATGCGAGTGACAAAACGTATAGTTTAAATAGCAATTACAATGTATCTGGTTGCTGTGGCTAGAGTTTAAACAGTTCTGACCTTgccttattttaaatatatataattatttcacctttatttaaccaggtaggccagttgagaacaagttctcatttacaactgcgacctggccaagataaagcaaagcagtgcgacacaaacaacaacaacagagttacacatggaataaacaaacgtacagtcaataacacaatagaaaaataagtctatatacagtgtgtgcaaatggcatgaggaggcaAGGCATGAAGCAAGAACATAGGTGCTCAACATTGACAAACAGACATGCTTTACTATACATTGTGTATAGTAGTGTCTCACTTTATTGTGAGTGTAAAACTTAACATTATATTAACGGCTTGACGTGAATGACATCTGTGTATATTAATGCTTCAGCTTAGACATTATTTCACTCCGTATTTTACTCTGCTCTGTTCCACATTCAGATTGATTCCATGTGTTCTCTGTTCCACATTCAGATTGATTCCATGTGTTCTCTGTTCCACATTCAGATTGATTCCACGTGTTCTCTGTTCCACATTCAGATTGATTCCATGTGTTCTCTGTTTCACGTTCAGATTGATTCCACGTGTTCTCTGTTCCACATTCAGATTGATTCCACGTGTTCTCTGTTTCACGTTCAGATTGATTCCACGTGTTCTCTGTTCCACGTTCAGATTGATTCCATGTGTTCTCTGTTCCACATTCAGATTGATTCCATGTGTTCTCTGTTCCACATTCAGATTGATTCCATGTGTTCTCTGTTCCACATTCAGATTGATTCCATGTGTTCTCTGTTCCACATTCAGATTGATTCCATGTGTTCTCTGTTCCACATTCAGATTGATTCCATGTGTTCTCTGCTACACATTCAGATTGATTCCATGTGTTTTCTGTTCCACATTCAGATTGATTCCATGTGTTCTCTGTTCCACGTTCAGATTGATTCCATGTGTTCTCTGTTCCACATTCAGATTGATTCCATGTGTTCTCTGTTCCACGTTCAGATTGATTCCATGTGTTCTCTGTTCCACATTCAGATTGATTCCATGTGTTCTCTGTTCCACATTCAGATTGATTCCATCTGTTCTCTGTTGCTGCCAATCACGTCCTTTTTTTTTAACCTTCAGCTAGCCTTACTGATTTATAATAACTGGTGCTCTTTAGCTAATACCTCCTAAATTAACAATGATCTGTAGCTTAAATGCAATTTGCGTTCGAGACAAATCATTCAGACTTGGATAAATCGTACTTGATCAAAAGGCCAAAGTATTCTTCTCAACCttttttaaaaaaagtatttcaAAGGATCACATAACAGTTGTAGCAGTGTTGGAAATGACTGTGGTCCTTACAGTCAGTAATGTAACACTACCCTTCCTGAGTATTGAAACGATTTGCACAGATCAAGTGACAGCCTGGAGTTCATTTTTTCATATTGTATGTTAAAAGGATTTCCTGTATGTTTTCTGGACACATAGAAACACAGATTGATGTAGCAGTGTATAATTGTCCCTGTATTGGAGTTATGTTTTCTATGCAGTGATCTATGATGTGTAGGATTGGCTCCCAATCAATTATCTATATTGGACTGTGGAGAAAGTAATGTTATGATATGAAATACCACAGGGTAGAAATATGTAGATTCTGATTTACACTgaaccaaaaatataaatgcaaatatgcaacaatttcaaagattcaaagagttacagttcatataaggaaatcagtcaattgaaataaattcattaggcccttatctatggatttcacaagactgggaatacagataccttcacaacaaaaaaaaacaggggagtggatcagaaaaccagtcagtatctggtgtgaccatttgtctcatgcagcgcgacacatctccttcacaaagagttgattgtggcctgtggaatgttgtcccactcctcttcaatggctgtgtgaagtttctggatttTGGCGGGAACCGGAACCACGCTGTCGTACAtgacgatccagagcatcccaaacatgctcattgagtgacatgtctggtgagtatgcaggctatggaagaactgggacattttcagattccaggaattgtgtacagatccttgcgacatggggccatacattatcatgctgaaacatgaggtgatgtcggcggatgaatggctcgacaatgggcctcaggatctcgtcacggtatctctgtgtattcaaattgacatcgataaaattaaattgtgttcattgtccgtagttcatgcctgcccataccataagcccaccgccaccatggggcactctgttcacgacgttgacatcagcaaaccgctcgcccacggtcaaacacgctgtctgccatctgcccggtacagttgaaaccaggattcagccgtgaagagcacacttctccagtgtgccagtggccatcgaaggtgagcatttgcccattgGAGTCGATTACGACgcagaactgcagtcaggtcaagaccctggtgaggactacGAGCacccagatgagcttccctgagatggtttctgacagtttgtgcaaaaaTTCTTCAGttctgcaaacccacagtttcatcagctgtctgggtggctggtctcagacgatcccgcaggtgaagaagccggatgtggaggtcctgggttggcgtggttacatgtggcctggggttgtgaggccggttggacgtactgccaaattctctaatgcCACATctgccaggtggatggattatcatggcaaaggggaaaagctcactaacagggatgtaaagaaatttgtgcacaacatttgagagaaatacgttttttgtgtgtatggaacatttctgggatttttgttTTTTAATGATTTCTTTGTGGtcctttatttcagctcatgaaacatgggacaaacacttcACATAttccgtttatatttttgttcagtgtataattttTGTCAAATGTTAACACCCTGAAAAGGCCTTTATGTTATTGTAATGTGTTACAGTAACTGTAATATATTAAATTATTACCATTACTAAGACTGAGTTTATTATTTATATCATGGTATAGTTGTTCTGATTTCAGAGGGGTATAGAGGTCAGGTATAGAGGTCAcgtagagaggggtatagaggtcaCGTAGAGAGTTCAcgtagagaggggtatagaggtcacgtagagaggggtatagaggtcaCGTAtagaggtgacagagagaggggtatagaggtcaGGTATAGAGGTCAcgtagagaggggtatagaggtcaCGTAGAGAGGGGAATATAGAGGTCAagtagagaggggtatagaggtcacgtagagaggagtatagaggtcacgtagagaggggtatagagatCACGTAGAGAGGTCACGTATAGAGGTGACatagagaggggtatagaggtcacgtagagaggggtatagaggtcacgtagagaggggtatagaggtcaGGTATAGAGGTCAcgtagagaggggtatagaggtcaCGTAGAGAGGGGAATATAGAGGTCAAGTAGAGAGGGGTACAGAGGTCAcgtagagaggggtatagaggtcaCATAGAGAGGGGAATATAGAGGTTGcgtagagaggggtatagaggtcacgtagagaggggtatagaggtcacgtgagaggggtatagaggtcacgtagagaggggtatagaggtcacgtagagaggggtatagaggtcaGGTATAGAGGTCACatagagaggggtatagaggtcacgtagagaggggtatagaggtcaGGTATACAGTTCAcgtagagaggggtatagaggtcaCGTAGAGAGCAGAATATAGAGGTCAagtagagaggggtatagaggtcacgtagagaggggtatagaggtcaGGTATAGAGGTCACGtagaggggtatagaggtcaCATAGAGAGGGGAATATAGAGGTCAAGTAGAGAGGGTTATAGAGGTCAcgtagagaggggtatagaggtcacgtagagaggggtatagaggtcacgtagagaggggtatagaggtcacgtagagaggggtatagaggtcacgtagagaggggtatagaggtcaCGTAGAGAGGTCACGTATAGAGGTGACatagagaggggtatagaggtcacgtagagaggggtatagagatcacgtagagaggggtatagaggtcacgtagagaggggtatagaggtcacgtagagaggggtatagaggtcaGGTATAGAGGTCAcgtagagaggggtatagaggtgacgtagagaggggtatagaggtcacgtagagaggggtatagaggtcaGGTATAGAGGTGAcgtagagaggggtatagaggtcacgtagagaggggtatagaggtcacgtagagaggggtatagaggtcaGGTATAGAGGTCACGTTgagaggggtatagaggtcaggtatagaggggtatagaggtcaCGTCGAGAGGGGTATAGAGGTTACGTAGAGACTATTTGTTGACATGGTATAGTTGTGTGATGTTTCCCAGCGGGAAAGTTGCCTTTCCAGGAAGTAAAATATTCAAATTACCAGGGACTCTTCCATagtttatatttcaacaaaacagAAATCATGAAATAAGTGAATATTCACTGGTGCTGTCCATGTTGCTGAAGGTGATTTATCTTGTTACGCATCGAGGAGGCCTCCATCCCTCGCCTAACCTGAGACCATCACGCAAAAGCCATATACATGGACATTCAACTACATGTTGTCAAACAGCCCTCTATAAATAACTAATCTATAGTGTAATTAGTGGATCCTTCATCACTAGAGGCGATGTTAAAGGCATGCTACTGATATCATGAAGTGTAAACGTTTAATCTCTGGAAAACAGGAACTACATGCATTCTAAAATAACACGGCCAGGGTTCAATTTGTAAATGATCTATTTTGGATtcattatggatctccattagttcctgccaaggcagcagctgctcttcctggggtttattatgaatccccattagttcctgtcaaggcagcagctactcttcctggggtttattatggatccccattagttcctgccaaggcagcagttactcttcctggggtttattatggatccccattagttcctgtcaaggcagcagctactcttcctggggtttattatggatccccattagttcctgccaaggcagcggctactcttcctggggtttattatggatccccattagttcctgccaaggcagcagctactcttcatggggtttattatggatccccattagttcctgccaaggcagcagctactcttcctggggtttattatggatccccattagttcctgccaaggcagcagctactctttctggggtccagtaaaattaaggcagttatacaatttagaaaacattacaatacattcacaacactttacgtgtgttccctcaggcccctactccactaccacatatctacaatacataatccatgtgtacgtgtgtgtatagtgcgtatgttattgtgtgtgtgaatgagtgtgtctgtgtctatgtttgtgttgcttcacagtcctcgctgttccatttaaaaaaaatctgattctactgcttacatcagttacctgatctatgtagtactgtgtgcctcccatagtttgttctggacttggggactgtgaagagacctctggtggcatgtcttgtggggtatgcatgggtgtctgagctgtgtaccagtagtttaaacagacagctcagtgcattcaacatgtcaatacctctcacaaatacaagtagtgatgaagtcaatctctcctctacattGAGctgggagagattgacatgcatattattaatgttagctttccgagtacatccaagggccagccgtgctgccctgttctgagccaaatgTAATTTctcaagtccctctttgtggcacctgaccacacgtccaggtgcgacaaaactagggcctgtaggacctgccttgttgatagtgttgttaagatagtgttgttaagaaggtagaaactagggccttaaggacctgccttgttgatagtgttgttaagaaggtagaaacta is a window of Salmo salar chromosome ssa18, Ssal_v3.1, whole genome shotgun sequence DNA encoding:
- the LOC106594951 gene encoding zinc finger protein Pegasus, producing MDDDLKPLDFIKDFQEYLTQQTHHVNMISGSVGGEIDPDHLQAVAAAAIPESDHQNGSVEVSLDDNNSGLLVDGFQRTFDGKLKCSYCSYASKGTARLIEHIRIHTGEKPHRCQLCPFASAYERHLEAHMRSHTGEKPYKCDLCSFRCSDRSNLSHHRRRRHKLLPMKGSVLPSFLSNKKMLNVLQKKSGSSLGLGGYSRHLLINFSPPSMVVGKPDYLNHEAYENNVKDHGTGGGGGASRDVNSDMAVDNNPLNQLSTLAGQLSNLPPVDQTPVSPDRLSCNDVKPFLIQQASGAPIAVSVSLSTSQSGAHHHHYHHHHHHQTSSPTSPEDLQTPAGHSRNYIPSPVDPEPSSEHSAHTRTSSASISNSQPSTPALPGSTQDPDPQMLHSCQHCDTYFSDNILYTIHMGCHGYENPFQCNICGCKCRNKYDFACHFARGQHTQ